One genomic window of Vicinamibacterales bacterium includes the following:
- a CDS encoding amidohydrolase family protein has translation MRHALPTFLLLAAAALAGCTQAPHYDLVIRHGTVYDGTGAPGVVQDVAVQGDHIAAVGDPSGATGTEDVDATGLAVAPGFIDMLNHSETSLIADGRSQGMIRQGVTLNVFGESSMGPISEARKKEQQARQGDITFDITWNTLGEYLDTLVAKGVSPNVASFVSAASVRANEIGLDNRPPTPEELERMRAAVKRAMDEGAMGLTTALIYIPGVFAKTDELVELAKVASASGGMHISHMRSEGNRLLEAIDETLTIAREANIRAEIYHLKASGEANWPKLDEAIAKIEAARASGLDITADMYTYTAGSTGLDAAMPPWVQEGGYTKWAERLRDPKVRDRVRREMVATQDDWENLMQAAGAEGTLLVGFKNEALRVYTGKTLAEVAKLRNRSVQDTAMDLVAEDGSRVQVVLS, from the coding sequence ATGCGACACGCCCTCCCGACGTTCCTGCTCCTGGCAGCGGCCGCGCTCGCCGGCTGCACCCAGGCGCCTCACTACGACCTGGTGATCCGCCACGGCACCGTCTACGACGGCACCGGCGCGCCCGGCGTCGTGCAGGACGTGGCCGTGCAGGGCGACCACATCGCGGCGGTGGGCGATCCGTCGGGAGCGACGGGCACCGAGGACGTGGACGCCACGGGCCTGGCCGTGGCGCCCGGCTTCATCGACATGCTCAACCACTCCGAGACGTCCCTCATCGCCGACGGGCGCTCGCAGGGGATGATCCGCCAGGGCGTGACGCTGAACGTGTTCGGCGAAAGCTCGATGGGCCCGATCTCCGAAGCGCGGAAGAAGGAGCAGCAGGCGCGCCAGGGCGACATCACGTTCGACATCACCTGGAACACCCTGGGCGAGTATCTCGACACGCTCGTGGCCAAGGGCGTCTCGCCCAACGTCGCGTCGTTCGTCAGCGCCGCGTCCGTGCGGGCGAATGAAATCGGCCTCGACAACCGGCCGCCGACGCCCGAGGAACTGGAGCGTATGCGCGCGGCCGTGAAGCGCGCGATGGACGAGGGCGCGATGGGCCTGACCACGGCCCTCATCTACATCCCGGGCGTGTTCGCCAAGACCGACGAACTGGTCGAACTGGCGAAGGTGGCCTCCGCCTCCGGCGGCATGCACATCTCGCACATGAGGAGCGAGGGCAACCGGCTGCTCGAGGCCATCGACGAGACGCTGACGATCGCACGCGAGGCCAACATCCGCGCCGAGATCTACCACCTGAAGGCCAGCGGCGAGGCCAACTGGCCGAAGCTCGACGAGGCCATCGCCAAGATCGAGGCGGCGCGCGCCAGCGGCCTCGACATCACGGCCGACATGTACACCTACACTGCTGGATCCACGGGCCTCGACGCGGCGATGCCGCCCTGGGTGCAGGAGGGCGGCTACACGAAGTGGGCCGAGCGGCTGCGCGATCCCAAGGTGCGCGACCGGGTGCGGCGCGAGATGGTGGCGACGCAGGACGACTGGGAGAACCTGATGCAGGCCGCCGGGGCCGAAGGCACGCTGCTGGTCGGCTTCAAGAACGAGGCGCTGCGCGTCTACACGGGCAAGACCCTCGCCGAAGTCGCGAAGCTGCGCAACCGCTCGGTGCAGGACACGGCGATGGACCTGGTGGCCGAGGACGGCAGCCGCGTCCAGGTCGTGCTTTCCTGA
- a CDS encoding amidohydrolase family protein has protein sequence MSEDNVKKQIRLPWVSFGSDASSMAAEGVFLKTSTHPRAYGNFARLLGKYVRDEHVIPLEEAIRKLTSFPAATLRIKERGQLAPGYFADVVAFDPATIAEHATYEQPHQYATGMRHVWVNGVQVLKDGEHTGATPGRVVRGPGWTGQAKP, from the coding sequence ATGTCGGAAGACAACGTGAAGAAGCAGATCCGCCTGCCCTGGGTGAGCTTCGGGTCCGATGCCTCGTCGATGGCGGCCGAGGGCGTGTTCCTGAAGACCAGCACGCATCCGAGGGCCTACGGCAACTTCGCACGCCTGCTGGGCAAGTACGTCCGCGACGAGCACGTCATCCCACTCGAGGAGGCCATCCGGAAGCTGACGTCGTTCCCGGCCGCCACGCTGCGCATCAAGGAACGCGGCCAGCTCGCGCCCGGCTACTTCGCCGATGTCGTCGCCTTCGACCCCGCCACCATCGCCGAGCACGCCACCTACGAGCAGCCGCACCAGTACGCCACCGGCATGCGGCACGTGTGGGTGAACGGCGTCCAGGTGCTGAAGGACGGCGAGCACACGGGGGCCACGCCCGGGCGCGTCGTCCGCGGACCGGGGTGGACGGGCCAGGCGAAGCCCTGA
- a CDS encoding AAA family ATPase, translating into MRFTQLRLENWRNFLSVDVHLERRVFLVGPNASGKSNLLDAFRFLRDIADPQGGGFLAAVTKRGGVSQLRSLHARRNPNVVVDVTLDLNGGGNGIWRYRLEFTQDNQRVPKVSKEQVWRGATQVLDRPLREDEDDPSRLTQTHLQQVNANKDFRPIADALAQIRYLHLVPQLVREPDRSVGRVKDPFGGDFLEQLARTPKKTLDARLRKIGVALKAAVPQLEALTLERDPASGVPHLKGLYKHWRPKAGWQTEEHFSDGTLRLLGLLWVFLDGTAPLLLEEPELSLHTAVVRHVPAIMARLGRKAGRQIVVSTHSAELLGDQGIDPSEVILLLPSSEGTAVKNAEGDAEIRELLDGGLSMADAVIPRTTPRNLQQLLPFGD; encoded by the coding sequence GTGAGATTCACCCAGCTCCGCCTCGAGAACTGGCGCAACTTCCTCTCGGTGGACGTCCACCTCGAGCGGCGCGTCTTCCTCGTCGGCCCCAACGCCTCCGGCAAGTCGAACCTGCTCGACGCCTTCAGGTTCCTGCGCGACATCGCCGATCCGCAAGGCGGCGGCTTCCTCGCCGCCGTCACCAAGCGTGGCGGCGTCTCGCAGCTTCGCTCACTGCACGCCCGCCGCAATCCCAACGTCGTCGTGGACGTCACGCTCGACCTGAACGGCGGCGGCAACGGCATCTGGCGCTACCGTCTGGAGTTCACGCAAGACAACCAGCGCGTGCCGAAGGTGTCGAAGGAGCAGGTCTGGCGCGGCGCAACGCAGGTGCTCGACCGCCCGTTGCGCGAAGACGAAGACGACCCGAGCCGGCTGACGCAGACACATCTGCAGCAGGTCAACGCCAACAAGGACTTTCGCCCCATCGCCGATGCCCTGGCGCAGATTCGCTACCTGCACCTCGTCCCGCAACTCGTGCGGGAACCAGACCGGTCGGTCGGGCGAGTGAAGGATCCGTTCGGCGGCGATTTCCTGGAGCAATTGGCGCGCACGCCGAAAAAGACGCTGGACGCGCGACTCCGCAAGATCGGCGTCGCGCTCAAGGCGGCGGTTCCGCAGCTCGAAGCGCTCACACTCGAACGCGATCCCGCAAGCGGCGTGCCGCACCTAAAAGGGCTCTACAAACACTGGCGTCCGAAGGCGGGATGGCAGACTGAGGAACACTTCTCCGACGGTACGCTCCGCCTGCTCGGCCTGCTCTGGGTGTTTCTCGACGGCACGGCGCCGCTGCTCTTGGAAGAGCCGGAGCTGTCGCTGCACACTGCCGTGGTGCGACACGTCCCGGCGATCATGGCGCGCCTCGGGCGCAAGGCCGGGCGTCAGATCGTCGTCAGCACGCACTCGGCGGAGCTGCTCGGCGATCAGGGTATCGACCCTAGCGAGGTGATTCTGCTTCTCCCGTCGAGCGAAGGCACGGCGGTCAAGAACGCCGAAGGCGACGCCGAGATTCGCGAACTGCTCGACGGCGGACTCAGCATGGCCGATGCTGTCATCCCCAGGACGACACCGCGGAATCTGCAGCAGCTACTGCCGTTCGGCGACTGA
- a CDS encoding DUF222 domain-containing protein, giving the protein MTCTALAESPAVVSIPVPAVVALEDSPPCHSTASTDETRALGESIALLAARLHAATYELLVMLGEFDRRGGWNEGFLSCAHWLHWRTGIDLGAAREKVRVARVLVGLPIVSDQMRRGQLSYAKVRALTRVATPSNEESLVHLALAGTAAQVERFVRAWRRVDRAQEARETEARHLRRELSIWTDEDGMVVIRGRLTPEAGAVVQRALEAAADRLFREARSAVGGTLSEEVSTAQRRADALALLAESALSAGLDTGTAGDRYQVVLHVSARESTADIEAHAGLQPDRAVGVHSDAGGVLELDPGAFRVSAETSRRFACDASIVRMQHDASGAVLDVGRRTRTVPPAIRRALAARDTTCRFPGCTSRRCDAHHIEHWADGGPTRLDNLLRLCRRHHRAVHEGGFAVVRRLDGTLEFLTPGGAILPASPPLPEVGAAGLSRAATSPPPVWDGTPFDVTWAIDVLYSDLHRRDDGRGRSEGAPHT; this is encoded by the coding sequence ATGACCTGCACAGCTCTCGCCGAATCGCCTGCCGTCGTTTCGATTCCAGTGCCGGCAGTTGTGGCGCTCGAGGACTCCCCTCCGTGCCATTCGACAGCATCCACAGACGAGACGCGGGCCCTCGGCGAGTCCATCGCCTTGCTGGCAGCCCGTCTACACGCGGCGACCTACGAACTGCTAGTGATGTTGGGGGAGTTCGACCGTCGCGGCGGCTGGAACGAGGGGTTCCTGTCGTGCGCACACTGGCTGCACTGGCGGACGGGAATCGACCTGGGCGCAGCGCGCGAGAAGGTGCGAGTTGCCCGAGTGCTCGTTGGCCTGCCGATCGTCAGCGATCAGATGCGGCGAGGACAGCTATCCTACGCCAAGGTCCGGGCCCTCACCCGTGTCGCGACGCCGTCCAACGAGGAGTCGCTCGTCCATTTGGCCCTCGCAGGCACGGCCGCCCAGGTCGAACGGTTCGTTCGCGCGTGGCGCCGCGTGGATCGCGCACAGGAGGCGCGGGAGACGGAGGCGCGGCACCTCCGGCGGGAGCTTTCGATTTGGACGGACGAGGATGGCATGGTGGTCATTCGCGGCCGGCTCACTCCCGAAGCCGGGGCCGTCGTCCAGCGGGCTCTGGAGGCCGCCGCCGACCGGCTGTTCCGCGAGGCGAGATCCGCCGTTGGAGGGACACTGAGCGAGGAGGTTTCGACCGCGCAGCGCCGTGCGGATGCGCTTGCCCTTCTCGCGGAATCGGCGCTCTCGGCGGGGCTCGATACCGGAACCGCGGGTGACAGGTACCAGGTGGTCCTGCACGTGAGCGCACGGGAATCGACGGCGGACATCGAGGCGCACGCGGGCCTGCAGCCCGATCGCGCTGTGGGCGTCCACTCCGACGCCGGCGGCGTGCTCGAACTGGACCCGGGCGCATTCCGCGTTTCCGCGGAAACGTCCCGGCGGTTCGCATGCGACGCCTCGATTGTGCGCATGCAGCACGATGCGTCAGGTGCGGTACTGGACGTCGGCCGACGCACCCGGACCGTGCCTCCGGCCATTCGACGCGCACTCGCGGCCCGCGACACGACGTGCCGATTCCCAGGCTGCACGTCCCGCCGGTGCGATGCGCATCACATCGAGCACTGGGCGGACGGCGGGCCGACGCGCCTCGACAACCTGCTCCGGCTGTGTCGACGGCATCACCGGGCCGTGCATGAGGGCGGCTTCGCCGTCGTGAGACGTCTTGACGGGACCCTGGAGTTCCTGACGCCAGGCGGAGCCATCCTGCCTGCCTCGCCACCACTGCCCGAGGTGGGCGCAGCAGGCCTCTCCCGCGCCGCGACCAGCCCACCACCCGTCTGGGATGGCACACCGTTCGACGTCACCTGGGCGATCGACGTGCTCTACTCGGACCTGCATCGGCGTGACGACGGCCGCGGACGCTCGGAGGGCGCACCCCATACCTAG